The Candidatus Saganbacteria bacterium genome includes a region encoding these proteins:
- a CDS encoding L,D-transpeptidase — protein sequence MKRLICAAIMTAILITFCSAADYGSKDLLNKTNFASYFRDYLGFLYDSHGCLHFTPSDIYLLYRTVKKGTPLIIRSYSDKALPFQDKSIAFFDDVVMDEKDIDYYASLFSSSRTSLVVFPSFSRLYIFLDNRPYVKVPVQAGPPYDFTMLEDVVKNKPLDRDFMTATPTDTGRYKILGKTDHYISPTYPEITKLAFGTEIKYNSGIWTVKRFPGYIPAPRFIQEDLLQQESGWRYNYYDISRDNYGNILSLRWAGHDFGKYVIYWTRDGRARYPEIGYCSGELLFEQYKLVGSIANILTMDGPLDIEGLAVNNLDFSSYKNAYDFISTSGRENKMIPEEAAFYRLFHDMPLTNKDRAVLDPRLEKAYLAFKSRDLPQDKKVRRDTLSLYNYLRIYNKVIEKNAGWYGKMKADWGFWVGLREKLINDFEKNGVPQKSRKKIVEKWINSRLEFKTIK from the coding sequence ATGAAACGTTTAATATGCGCGGCTATCATGACCGCTATATTGATAACATTTTGTTCCGCCGCGGACTATGGAAGCAAAGACCTTCTGAACAAGACTAATTTCGCATCATATTTCCGCGATTACCTCGGTTTTCTTTACGACAGCCACGGATGCCTGCATTTCACTCCGTCAGATATCTATCTCCTTTACAGGACAGTAAAAAAGGGGACGCCTCTTATAATAAGGTCTTATTCCGATAAAGCCCTGCCGTTCCAGGATAAAAGCATCGCATTTTTCGACGACGTTGTGATGGATGAAAAAGATATAGATTATTATGCTTCGCTGTTCAGCAGCAGCAGGACATCTTTAGTGGTATTTCCTTCATTTTCAAGATTATATATTTTCCTTGATAACAGGCCGTATGTCAAAGTCCCGGTCCAAGCCGGGCCTCCGTATGATTTCACCATGCTTGAGGACGTCGTAAAGAACAAACCTTTGGACAGGGATTTCATGACGGCGACGCCGACGGACACCGGCAGATACAAGATACTCGGCAAAACAGACCATTATATCAGTCCGACCTATCCTGAGATCACAAAACTTGCGTTCGGCACGGAAATAAAATATAATTCCGGCATCTGGACCGTTAAAAGATTCCCGGGCTATATCCCGGCCCCGCGTTTCATACAGGAAGACCTTTTACAGCAGGAAAGCGGCTGGAGATATAATTATTACGACATTTCCCGCGATAATTACGGCAATATCCTCTCATTAAGATGGGCCGGGCATGATTTCGGGAAATATGTGATCTACTGGACCAGGGACGGCAGGGCAAGGTATCCCGAGATCGGCTATTGCTCGGGCGAGCTCCTTTTCGAACAATACAAGCTGGTAGGCAGCATAGCAAATATACTTACGATGGACGGGCCTTTAGATATCGAAGGGCTGGCTGTAAATAATCTTGACTTTAGTTCTTACAAGAATGCATACGACTTCATTTCAACATCAGGCAGGGAAAATAAAATGATCCCCGAAGAAGCGGCTTTTTACAGATTGTTCCACGATATGCCCCTGACCAACAAGGACAGGGCGGTCCTTGATCCGCGGCTTGAAAAAGCATACCTTGCTTTCAAATCGCGAGATCTGCCGCAAGACAAAAAAGTGAGGCGCGATACTCTGAGCCTGTATAATTATCTCAGGATCTATAACAAAGTGATTGAAAAGAACGCCGGGTGGTACGGTAAGATGAAAGCTGACTGGGGGTTCTGGGTCGGTCTCAGGGAAAAGCTGATAAACGACTTTGAAAAGAACGGTGTCCCTCAAAAGTCAAGGAAAAAGATCGTAGAGAAATGGATAAACTCAAGACTGGAGTTCAAGACAATAAAATGA
- a CDS encoding deoxyguanosinetriphosphate triphosphohydrolase, whose translation MQTIREAVEKKESQALSKRAALSCKSRGRLRGEKECDIRTAFQHDRDRIIHSKAFRRLKHKTQVFIAPSGDHYRTRLTHTLEVSQIGRTIARALGLNEDLTEAIALGHDLGHTPFGHAGEAVLDSLLKKYGLRFFHNEQSLHVIDDIERLNLTREVRDGILNHPWTFPLAKTLEGQIVRFADRIAYINHDIDDSIRSGVLKREQIPEKFQDFIGRSPVDVFVKDVVNNSSGRDKICMGRKGLSVLNGLYGFMYRTVYTGPRSKNEEKKIYHVLSALFGHYMSEPSGIPDFKRAGNKKTLAGAVRDFIAGMTDRYALSAFETIFVPSQWNK comes from the coding sequence ATGCAAACGATCCGCGAAGCGGTTGAAAAAAAAGAAAGCCAGGCTCTTTCTAAAAGAGCCGCTTTGTCTTGCAAAAGCAGGGGCAGGCTGCGCGGTGAAAAAGAATGCGATATCCGCACTGCTTTCCAGCATGACAGGGACCGCATCATCCATTCAAAAGCTTTCAGAAGGCTCAAGCACAAGACGCAGGTCTTCATCGCGCCCTCCGGGGACCATTACAGGACTAGACTGACCCACACTCTGGAAGTCTCGCAGATAGGACGGACCATTGCCAGAGCGCTCGGACTTAACGAGGACCTGACCGAAGCGATCGCGCTCGGACATGATCTCGGACATACTCCATTCGGCCACGCCGGAGAAGCTGTCCTTGACAGCCTCCTGAAAAAATACGGCTTGAGATTTTTCCATAACGAGCAGAGCCTGCACGTGATAGACGATATAGAAAGATTGAACCTGACGCGGGAAGTCAGGGACGGAATACTTAACCACCCGTGGACTTTTCCTTTGGCAAAGACCCTCGAAGGCCAGATCGTCAGGTTCGCGGACAGGATCGCGTATATCAATCATGATATCGATGATTCGATACGTTCAGGAGTTTTAAAAAGAGAGCAGATACCGGAAAAATTCCAGGATTTCATCGGCAGAAGCCCGGTAGACGTATTCGTGAAAGACGTGGTAAATAACAGTAGCGGAAGAGATAAAATATGCATGGGCAGAAAAGGCCTTTCCGTTCTTAATGGCCTTTACGGCTTCATGTACAGGACCGTCTATACCGGACCGCGCTCAAAAAATGAAGAAAAAAAGATCTATCACGTGCTCTCCGCTCTTTTTGGCCATTACATGTCTGAACCTTCAGGCATACCGGACTTTAAGCGCGCCGGAAACAAAAAAACTCTTGCCGGAGCTGTCAGGGATTTTATCGCCGGCATGACCGACAGGTATGCCCTGTCCGCTTTTGAGACGATATTTGTCCCGTCGCAGTGGAACAAATGA
- a CDS encoding MBL fold metallo-hydrolase: MELDVERPETWPNLKKFSRFERKTWIISKMPLILRTIERYISASVDYRDNSPWDTIGFICLDDGLYKEAEHIYDDMIKRSHHRETVLNHLLYCRGISKFLQGKFKNALEDFKQSNHMAHIYKQKDLGAARALMYMEDTIFPMIDMVSRSKEKLRNDLNVVPFLDKAVGANILKTLHKWNSCSPLFSTGVSQGGGYLLTLKNHLGAVKSIAIDPGYEFLEIFKDLDLSIVDLDAIIATHDHDDHTESIEAILSLLAKHNDHVPQSRAKTLDVFGSPGVMLKYQGLFNALDPWGNREINFKLLVPGATIDHVGTVSLKEKYGCTVHVKQAFHEELWTHEESAVGLVIETNIEDKAGHPVCVGVTGDSRYEKGLGEQYKGCQVLLFNIGSLEKEEGKLLDQHLGLIGSINVIKEAKPKVAVLTEFGEEFSGKRATVASVIEEWAAPMEGVIAEDEFKVIPADMHFEIRLTDLYVKETSSHVFLPYKMIEVEESGSDSIMYNMKEKR, translated from the coding sequence ATGGAACTTGATGTAGAGAGACCGGAGACCTGGCCTAACCTGAAAAAGTTCTCGCGGTTCGAGAGAAAGACCTGGATCATTTCAAAGATGCCGCTGATACTTCGCACGATCGAAAGATACATTTCCGCTTCCGTCGATTACAGGGACAACTCCCCGTGGGATACTATCGGCTTCATCTGCCTTGACGACGGGCTTTACAAAGAAGCCGAGCATATCTATGACGATATGATAAAAAGGTCCCATCACAGGGAGACTGTCCTGAACCATCTTCTTTATTGCCGCGGGATATCCAAATTCCTGCAGGGAAAGTTCAAGAACGCGCTAGAGGATTTCAAGCAGTCAAATCACATGGCGCACATTTACAAGCAGAAAGACCTTGGCGCTGCAAGGGCTTTGATGTATATGGAAGATACTATTTTCCCGATGATAGACATGGTCTCAAGATCAAAGGAAAAACTGCGCAATGACCTCAACGTGGTGCCTTTTCTGGATAAAGCAGTCGGCGCAAATATCCTGAAGACCCTCCATAAATGGAATTCCTGCTCGCCGTTGTTTTCAACGGGAGTGAGCCAGGGCGGCGGTTACCTTCTGACGCTCAAGAACCATCTCGGAGCCGTAAAGTCGATAGCCATAGACCCGGGATACGAGTTTTTGGAGATATTTAAAGACCTTGACCTGTCTATCGTGGACCTTGACGCGATAATCGCGACGCATGACCACGACGACCATACCGAGTCGATAGAAGCGATCCTTTCCCTTCTGGCAAAGCACAATGACCATGTTCCGCAGAGCAGGGCGAAGACCCTTGATGTATTCGGCTCTCCCGGGGTGATGCTCAAATATCAGGGACTTTTCAATGCGCTTGACCCCTGGGGTAACAGGGAGATAAATTTCAAACTGTTAGTTCCCGGGGCGACGATCGACCATGTCGGGACCGTATCGCTCAAGGAAAAATACGGGTGCACGGTCCATGTCAAGCAGGCTTTCCACGAGGAGCTCTGGACTCACGAGGAATCAGCGGTAGGCCTCGTGATCGAAACGAATATCGAGGATAAAGCAGGTCATCCGGTATGCGTGGGCGTGACGGGCGATTCGCGATATGAAAAAGGACTCGGAGAACAGTATAAAGGCTGCCAGGTGCTTTTGTTCAACATCGGCTCGCTTGAAAAAGAGGAAGGAAAACTTCTGGACCAGCATCTGGGCCTCATAGGTTCAATTAACGTTATTAAAGAAGCAAAACCAAAGGTCGCCGTCCTGACCGAGTTCGGTGAGGAGTTCAGCGGGAAACGCGCCACGGTCGCTTCGGTCATAGAGGAATGGGCAGCTCCGATGGAGGGAGTGATCGCAGAAGACGAATTTAAAGTGATCCCCGCAGACATGCATTTTGAGATAAGATTGACGGACCTGTACGTGAAAGAGACCTCGTCCCATGTATTCCTGCCGTACAAGATGATAGAAGTGGAAGAGTCAGGATCTGACAGTATCATGTACAATATGAAAGAAAAAAGATAG
- the rpoD gene encoding RNA polymerase sigma factor RpoD → MTQTSEEQPRTRGKKPFHSHEDYVSVFPDHSKSSEDIEYLLKNADVAEDKMKKIPVVEDEVNPHDASDFKGPGVDDTVKMYLREIGKFPLLTFAEEVSIAKRMKRGDMKAKHKLVNSNLRLVVSIAKKYTGRGMLFLDLIQEGNLGLIRAVEKFDHRKGYKFSTYATWWIRQAITRSIADQARTIRIPVHMVETINKMRKVTRGLLQKLGRKPTETEIARRARVSVDKVREIIKVSQLPLSLEIPIGDEESSHLGDFVEDSTIAHPDETVLHGMLRDDLEEVMSSLSERERTVIKLRFGLEDGRPRTLEEVGQIYKVTRERIRQIEAKALRKFKHPTRSRKLREYLK, encoded by the coding sequence ATGACTCAAACAAGTGAAGAACAGCCCCGGACAAGGGGGAAAAAGCCGTTCCACAGCCACGAGGACTATGTCTCGGTTTTTCCCGACCATTCAAAAAGCTCAGAGGATATAGAATATCTTCTTAAGAACGCTGATGTTGCCGAGGACAAAATGAAAAAGATCCCCGTCGTGGAAGATGAGGTAAACCCTCACGACGCTTCCGACTTCAAGGGGCCCGGCGTCGACGACACGGTCAAGATGTACCTCAGGGAGATCGGAAAATTCCCTCTCCTAACTTTCGCGGAGGAGGTCTCGATCGCTAAAAGAATGAAGCGGGGCGATATGAAAGCAAAGCATAAACTGGTAAATTCCAACCTGCGCCTCGTGGTGAGCATAGCAAAGAAATACACCGGCCGCGGGATGCTTTTCCTCGACCTGATACAGGAAGGAAATCTTGGCCTTATCCGCGCGGTCGAGAAATTCGATCACCGCAAAGGGTATAAATTTTCCACATACGCTACCTGGTGGATCAGGCAGGCGATCACGAGGTCCATAGCCGATCAGGCCCGCACTATCAGGATCCCCGTGCATATGGTCGAGACCATAAACAAGATGAGGAAGGTCACAAGAGGCCTTCTTCAAAAGCTGGGAAGGAAACCGACCGAGACAGAAATAGCCAGAAGAGCAAGAGTGTCCGTCGACAAGGTCAGAGAGATCATAAAAGTCTCGCAGCTCCCGCTGTCTCTGGAGATACCCATCGGGGACGAGGAAAGCTCGCATCTCGGTGATTTTGTGGAAGACTCGACAATAGCGCATCCCGACGAGACGGTCCTTCACGGCATGCTGCGCGATGACCTGGAAGAAGTGATGAGCTCTCTATCTGAAAGAGAGAGGACCGTTATAAAGCTCCGTTTCGGGCTTGAGGACGGCAGGCCGCGGACACTTGAAGAAGTGGGCCAGATCTACAAGGTCACAAGAGAACGCATCCGCCAGATCGAAGCAAAGGCGCTGCGCAAGTTCAAGCATCCGACGCGAAGCAGAAAGTTAAGAGAATATCTGAAATAA
- a CDS encoding MBL fold metallo-hydrolase: MGHASVNFTNRGCSRQWTVQDVGFRLPVQNRLVLQRPNDRIVIAGLAPNAGKALAAEGLRPDVAIVPSRQHLNEMFFPLSISSAQTGDRVKIIVPDSDTAEAVRQYLAQAYRPYAKDENPFSAFIFDRAKLDHWGVATLSSDELAQEIQYYSGRCERDAGRMADIIILRRGEAFDMRVRENPVRVMTPDGKTYIFDEERICSDDFSPVVFERENIPTLEEWDPRFGVFMLGVNSGGYPKGFSVSMLVRSRGRNVVIDCGPQVPAVLKETGINLNTISWVLTHVHPDHDSGLFDLLADPNVRRIDLYTHIFAAISLLKKCRAMGLYEKAVQKISFMGGANFNDVNFIASSRNLTPWPGALSTFRENMMFMGSNHLNIRTEWTLHGIPTIMLKIDDGRNALLYTGDGAFSQDRIIEITEAGALSGQRLSRMATFLRDFKHQNTLLVEEIGRGINHSTKPMDMLDAVPWMRRFVHWAKADDLPQEQVAQTFEVVNLE, translated from the coding sequence ATGGGACACGCATCTGTAAACTTCACAAACAGGGGATGTTCAAGGCAATGGACTGTTCAGGATGTCGGATTCCGACTCCCTGTACAGAACAGGCTGGTTTTACAGCGGCCGAATGATCGTATCGTGATCGCGGGGCTTGCTCCGAACGCGGGAAAAGCCCTGGCAGCGGAGGGACTGAGGCCGGATGTTGCGATTGTGCCGTCAAGACAACATTTAAATGAAATGTTTTTCCCGTTATCGATTTCAAGCGCTCAGACCGGCGATCGGGTGAAAATTATAGTCCCTGACAGCGATACAGCGGAAGCGGTCAGACAATATCTTGCGCAGGCATACAGGCCCTATGCCAAGGACGAGAACCCTTTTTCAGCTTTTATTTTTGACAGGGCAAAACTTGATCACTGGGGTGTTGCGACATTATCCTCAGACGAACTTGCGCAGGAAATCCAATATTATAGCGGAAGATGCGAAAGAGATGCCGGTAGGATGGCGGACATAATCATATTAAGACGGGGAGAAGCTTTTGATATGAGGGTCAGAGAGAATCCAGTCAGGGTTATGACTCCGGACGGAAAGACATATATCTTCGACGAAGAACGGATATGTTCCGATGATTTTTCGCCGGTAGTCTTTGAAAGGGAAAATATCCCCACATTAGAAGAATGGGATCCGCGATTTGGCGTGTTCATGCTGGGTGTAAATTCCGGAGGCTATCCAAAAGGTTTTTCAGTTTCAATGCTTGTGAGGTCCCGCGGCAGAAATGTCGTCATCGATTGCGGGCCTCAGGTTCCGGCCGTGCTGAAAGAAACGGGAATAAATCTGAACACAATATCCTGGGTGCTAACCCATGTCCATCCGGACCATGACAGCGGATTATTTGACCTTCTCGCGGATCCAAATGTCAGAAGAATAGACCTATACACACATATATTCGCGGCAATATCACTGCTCAAAAAATGCAGGGCCATGGGTTTGTATGAAAAAGCGGTCCAAAAGATCTCATTTATGGGAGGTGCAAACTTTAACGACGTCAACTTCATCGCTTCATCCCGGAATCTAACCCCGTGGCCGGGGGCTCTGAGCACTTTCCGTGAAAATATGATGTTCATGGGTTCAAACCATCTTAATATCAGAACAGAATGGACCCTGCACGGGATACCCACGATCATGCTGAAAATTGATGACGGAAGGAACGCACTTCTTTATACAGGAGACGGCGCTTTTTCACAGGACAGGATAATCGAGATCACGGAGGCAGGAGCTCTGTCAGGACAAAGATTATCAAGGATGGCGACTTTTCTGCGTGATTTTAAGCATCAAAATACATTATTGGTCGAAGAGATCGGAAGAGGAATCAATCACAGCACGAAACCCATGGATATGCTTGATGCGGTTCCATGGATGAGACGGTTCGTTCACTGGGCAAAGGCAGATGATCTTCCGCAGGAGCAAGTCGCGCAAACATTTGAAGTGGTTAATCTGGAATAG
- the dnaG gene encoding DNA primase translates to MIDKNIIEDIRSKADIVSIVSDYVALKKRGKNYLALCPFHSEKTASFTVSQEKQLFHCFGCSEGGNVFSFIMKIENISFKEAAKLLADKLGIPLEIDARPQDPQGTKDQKIFEIISSALEFYELELKISETALAYVQKRGLDKQALSTFRIGYSPDSWDKTYRFLTSKGYLPKDIELAGLILKKEGSNSYYDRFRNRLMFPIFDAKGRALGFGARSMDGGDPKYLNSPDSPVYNKGNVLFGLNFSKEHIREKRCALIMEGYMDVISAFSAGFDNVVASSGTSVTINQVKSLQRLTDNITLVFDSDAAGSQATERSIDILKEIGIYPKVAVLSGGKDPDEIITKEGKEKFSELLNKAVPWLAYKLGAVLKKNDISSPEGKSKALKEAAAILSKEKDNVIRSEYSKNLSRRLNVDEDHVLSAIKDSGYYSTGDFRGRRGPIKKPLSKIDEAEKTIIKLCLEDTAGRDNAMKDLTADDFSCSVNREIFEKLPPAGADMGEDRLPVIVDALATEEAKKAFSAIIFDDHEIMDREKTLQDCINTLKSNALKIRIDGLKRRMSEAEKANDLAGLAALQEEFKKCHNEIRSF, encoded by the coding sequence ATGATAGATAAAAATATTATCGAAGACATCCGGAGCAAGGCTGATATCGTAAGTATCGTATCAGATTATGTCGCCTTGAAGAAGAGGGGTAAGAATTATCTCGCGCTCTGCCCTTTCCACAGCGAAAAAACGGCCTCATTTACCGTCAGCCAGGAAAAACAGCTCTTTCACTGCTTCGGCTGCAGCGAGGGCGGGAATGTTTTTTCTTTCATCATGAAGATAGAGAACATCTCTTTCAAGGAAGCGGCAAAACTGCTCGCCGATAAGCTCGGGATACCGCTCGAGATCGACGCGCGGCCTCAGGATCCACAGGGTACCAAAGACCAAAAGATATTTGAGATAATATCTTCGGCCCTGGAATTCTATGAGCTGGAGCTTAAAATATCGGAGACCGCTCTTGCTTATGTTCAAAAAAGGGGGCTGGACAAGCAGGCGCTTTCGACTTTCAGGATCGGTTACTCACCCGACTCGTGGGATAAGACTTACAGGTTCCTGACATCAAAAGGCTATCTTCCAAAAGACATCGAACTTGCCGGCCTTATCCTCAAGAAAGAAGGTTCTAATTCCTATTACGACCGTTTCAGGAACCGGCTGATGTTCCCTATCTTTGACGCGAAAGGCAGGGCGCTCGGTTTCGGTGCAAGGTCCATGGACGGGGGCGATCCTAAATATCTCAATTCGCCGGACTCCCCTGTTTATAACAAGGGGAACGTTCTTTTCGGTCTCAATTTTTCCAAAGAACACATCAGGGAAAAGCGCTGCGCTCTTATAATGGAAGGCTATATGGACGTGATATCCGCTTTTTCCGCCGGTTTTGACAATGTCGTCGCAAGTTCGGGCACTTCTGTCACGATAAATCAGGTGAAATCACTGCAGAGGCTTACCGATAATATAACGCTCGTCTTTGACAGCGATGCAGCCGGCTCCCAGGCGACGGAAAGAAGCATAGACATTCTTAAAGAGATCGGGATATACCCGAAAGTCGCCGTGCTGTCCGGCGGAAAAGATCCGGATGAGATAATAACAAAAGAGGGCAAGGAAAAGTTTTCTGAACTGTTAAATAAAGCTGTGCCGTGGTTAGCTTATAAGCTCGGGGCTGTTCTGAAAAAAAATGATATATCTTCTCCGGAAGGAAAATCAAAAGCCCTGAAAGAAGCCGCCGCGATCCTTTCAAAAGAAAAGGACAATGTGATACGGAGTGAATACTCCAAAAACCTGAGCAGAAGATTGAATGTTGACGAAGACCACGTGCTTTCCGCAATAAAAGACTCGGGGTATTACAGCACTGGTGACTTCAGGGGCAGGCGGGGCCCGATAAAAAAACCGCTTTCAAAGATAGATGAGGCTGAAAAGACGATAATAAAGCTGTGCCTGGAAGACACCGCCGGCCGTGATAATGCCATGAAAGATCTGACCGCGGATGATTTTTCCTGTTCCGTGAACAGGGAGATATTTGAAAAACTGCCTCCTGCCGGAGCAGACATGGGAGAAGATAGATTGCCGGTCATTGTTGACGCGCTCGCAACTGAAGAGGCTAAAAAGGCCTTTTCAGCTATTATATTTGACGATCATGAGATCATGGACAGGGAGAAGACGCTTCAGGATTGCATAAACACGCTGAAATCCAACGCGCTTAAGATAAGGATAGACGGCCTTAAACGCAGGATGTCTGAGGCTGAAAAAGCGAACGACCTTGCCGGCTTGGCGGCGCTTCAGGAAGAGTTCAAGAAGTGCCATAACGAGATAAGGTCATTTTAA
- a CDS encoding flavin reductase family protein, whose amino-acid sequence MTKDIWKPGTMVYPLPAVMVTCGEYRKGGTTENSNIITLSWVGTVCTDPAMVSISIRPERYSHAIIEKSGEFVINLTTRGLAFATDYCGMRSGRNEDKFQKMKLTPLEARTVSAPLIKESPVNIECKVTEIKKLGSHDMFLAEVICIHADRNFIDKKGVFDMEEADLICYSHGKYFAMGKYLGHFGFSVGKKKRLKDK is encoded by the coding sequence ATGACAAAAGATATCTGGAAACCAGGAACGATGGTCTATCCGCTGCCCGCGGTCATGGTAACCTGCGGCGAGTACAGGAAGGGCGGGACCACGGAGAACTCCAACATAATTACGCTTTCCTGGGTCGGGACCGTGTGTACTGATCCCGCAATGGTATCTATCTCAATAAGGCCCGAAAGATATTCGCATGCGATCATCGAAAAATCAGGCGAGTTCGTGATCAACCTGACAACAAGGGGGCTTGCTTTTGCGACTGACTATTGCGGGATGAGGTCCGGAAGGAACGAGGACAAGTTCCAGAAAATGAAACTGACGCCTCTCGAAGCAAGGACCGTGAGCGCGCCGCTGATAAAGGAAAGCCCGGTGAATATCGAGTGCAAGGTCACAGAGATCAAAAAACTCGGTAGCCACGATATGTTCCTTGCCGAAGTGATCTGCATACATGCCGACAGAAACTTCATCGACAAAAAAGGTGTCTTTGACATGGAAGAAGCGGACCTCATCTGCTACAGCCACGGAAAATATTTCGCAATGGGTAAATATCTCGGCCATTTCGGGTTCTCGGTGGGGAAGAAAAAAAGACTTAAAGACAAATAA